The following are encoded in a window of Pseudalgibacter alginicilyticus genomic DNA:
- a CDS encoding DUF6090 family protein: MIKFFRNIRKKSLTKNKISKYLIYAIGEIVLVVIGILIALQISTWNIEYKRDTQEYKILIEMHKNLKTDSIEWPVI; the protein is encoded by the coding sequence ATGATTAAATTCTTCAGAAACATTCGTAAAAAATCACTTACTAAAAATAAGATCAGTAAGTATCTGATTTACGCAATTGGAGAAATTGTACTTGTGGTCATTGGAATATTAATTGCACTCCAAATAAGCACTTGGAATATCGAGTATAAAAGAGATACTCAAGAATATAAAATATTAATTGAAATGCATAAAAATCTTAAAACTGATTCAATTGAATGGCCGGTAATATAG